The sequence below is a genomic window from Oceanispirochaeta sp..
ACAGGGAGCACCCGGACCCGGATGGAGGATTTTCAGACTATTTTGAAGGATAAGGGATACTACACGACCATACGTAAAAGCAGAGGTGAAGATATCTTTGCAGCCTGCGGTCTTCTGTCTACCAGGGAAAAGCTGGAACAGGAATCCAAGGAATATTAGAGGGATTCCCTGGTTTCATATTCAGGGACTGGACTCTCTCAAGATGAGACGGGGAGGAAGGAGGTATCTTTTGACCTCTTTTTCCGGGTCGCTTATCAGTTCCAGAAGCTCCATTGTGGCAATGATTCCCATGTCTTTTTGAGACTGTTCAATCGTCGTCAGGGGAATCCGGCATCGCTGGGAGAATTCAATATTGTCATATCCCAGGATACGAATGTCTTCGGGTATGGATAGGTTCAATTGAAGCAATCCCTCCAATACACCCATGGCTACATCATCGTTTGTAATAAAGAGACTGGCCTGACATGACCTCAACTGGCTATGGGGCAGGATGGTTGACGCGATGGTTAATCCATCTTTGTAGTTGTTGATGTTTTTGTAATGGGTAATCTGCTGCCTGCTGATTCCCTTCTCCTCCATGTATCCTAAAAAGCCTTCCAGCCGTCTGGATAGGTTCTGATGTTCATATCCGGTGACGAGGATAATCTTTTCATTCTCCCTGAGACGTCTGAAAATATGTTCTGCTGCCAGTGTCCCTCCCAATATATCATCGGTGGAGACATAGTTTATCTCTGAGTCCTCTGAAAAGCTGTTCATCATGATAAAGGGACGTCCTGAGCGTTTCAGAAGAGAGACCGCTTCAGAATCGGGGGATATGGGGGCAATGATAACCCCATCCACACTGCTTCGAATCATGGACTGTACAATCTCCAGTTCTTTTTCCCGGTCCCAATGAGAACTGCTTATCATCATGTTGTACTTTTTTTCATACAGGATTTTTTCAATCTCACTACTGATGCTTATGAAGAAGGGATTGGCAATGTCTTCGATGATAACACCAATGGTAGAACTCTTCTGCCGGGAGAGATTGCGGGCGATATGGCTGGGCTCATAGCCATTTTCAGTAATGATTTTCTGGACTCTTTGCCGGGTAATCTCTTTGACATGAGGAGACTGAGACAGTACTCGGGAGATTGTCGCTTTTGATACTCCTGCCAGACGGGCAATATCATTAATGTTCATTTGGAAATCCTTAGATAAGAGCCTTTCATATTGTACCTTATTTCTAAAAATATTCAAAGTATTTAATGGAACCGGTTCCTGAAAAATACATTTTTTAATCATTCCCCGGTATTGTAATCCCCCCGGATTTTAAGACGAATATGGTGCTATTTGTCCCTATGTGGAATTTTAAGACTGTTAAAATAAAAAAGTTGACACCTATTTTTCAGCATGATAAAATGGAACCGGTTACAATCTTTACGTATTCGGAGCGTTATCTCCTATGAGTGATGAGATTTTGAGGGTAGAGAACATTAGTAAAAGCTTTTCTACTGTAGAAGTTCTGCACAATGTCTCCTTCGGTATCAACCGGGGGGAAGTTCTGGGTCTTATCGGTGAGAACGGAGCCGGGAAATCTACTAAGATGAAAATCCTGTGCGGAATCTATGAACCCACGGCAGGTGCTATATTTTTTGATGGTTTACCCATTGTGGTCGAAAATACTGCTGTGGCTAAGAAAATGGGCATTAGCATTATTCCTCAGGAATTCAACCTGATCAGCGACCTGACTGTTGCTGATAATGTATTTCTGGGTTCCGAGATTCTTAAAAAAAAATGGTTTCCTGGATAAGGAAGCCATGAAAACTCAAACAAAAACTCTTCTTTCTTCCCTGGAGGTTGATATCTCCCCGGATGAGAGAATTGAAAACCTCACCGGAGCTGAAAAGCAGATGGTAGAGATCAGTAAGGCCCTGGCTTTTGAGTCCAGGATACTCATCATGGATGAGCCTACATCAGTACTGACGAGCCATGAGATTAATATTCTCTTCAATCTGATGAAAAGACTGAAAGAAAAAGGCCTGACCATTGTCTATATCTCTCATAAATTAAAGGAAGTCAAAGAAATCTGCGACAGAGTTCTGGTCTTGCGGGATGGATATTTTGTCCTGGATGAAAACATCAACAATATCACTCCCGAAGAGATGGCTCAGAGCATGGTGGGACGGGAACTCTCACAGTTCTTCCCCAAAAAAGTACAGCCCGAAGATGAGGTTGTCTTTGAGGTGGAGAACATCTGTATCGAAGGTTTACTCCATGGTGTCAGTTTTAACCTGCGTAAAGGTGAAATTCTGGGTATGGGTGGTCTTGTCGGTGCAGGGCGTACAGAAGTTTCGGAGGCCATCATGGGTCTTAGAAAGATGTCTGAGGGCAATATTTATCTCAATGGTGAGAAAATCCTGATAAGGCACCCCGAAGATGCCGTCAAGGCCGGATTGGGATACTTGTCCGAGGACAGGCAGGGAAGCGGAATCATCACCTCTTTTTCTGTGGCCAGGAATACAACCCTTGTCTCCCTTCCCCGGTATTCAAATAATTTCTTACGCTGGATTAATAAACCCCAGGAGCTGAAAACCAGCGAAAAGTATAAGAATCTTTTTAACCTCAAAACAGCCAGCCTTCATACGGCCCTTGAGTTTTTAAGCGGCGGGAATCAGCAGAAGGTTTCCATGTCTAAGAGCATTGATACCGAACCCATGGTCCTGATCGTGGATGAACCCACCAGGGGGATTGATGTCTCTGCCAAACAGGAGATTTATCACTTTATCAACAACCTGGTGCAGGAGGGGATCTCCTGCATCTTTATATCATCAGAAATGGAAGAGCTTATCGGTATGTGCCATCGGGTTGTCGTCATGAAAGACGGCCGTGTCACGGGTATCCTGACAAATGAAAAAATCACTGAAGAATCAATCATGTTATATGCCACTGGTATTATCGAGGGGGAAGCCTGATATGGGATCTGTCAATTC
It includes:
- a CDS encoding LacI family DNA-binding transcriptional regulator; the protein is MNINDIARLAGVSKATISRVLSQSPHVKEITRQRVQKIITENGYEPSHIARNLSRQKSSTIGVIIEDIANPFFISISSEIEKILYEKKYNMMISSSHWDREKELEIVQSMIRSSVDGVIIAPISPDSEAVSLLKRSGRPFIMMNSFSEDSEINYVSTDDILGGTLAAEHIFRRLRENEKIILVTGYEHQNLSRRLEGFLGYMEEKGISRQQITHYKNINNYKDGLTIASTILPHSQLRSCQASLFITNDDVAMGVLEGLLQLNLSIPEDIRILGYDNIEFSQRCRIPLTTIEQSQKDMGIIATMELLELISDPEKEVKRYLLPPRLILRESSP
- a CDS encoding ATP-binding cassette domain-containing protein, whose product is MSDEILRVENISKSFSTVEVLHNVSFGINRGEVLGLIGENGAGKSTKMKILCGIYEPTAGAIFFDGLPIVVENTAVAKKMGISIIPQEFNLISDLTVADNVFLGSEILKKKWFPG
- a CDS encoding sugar ABC transporter ATP-binding protein, with amino-acid sequence MKTQTKTLLSSLEVDISPDERIENLTGAEKQMVEISKALAFESRILIMDEPTSVLTSHEINILFNLMKRLKEKGLTIVYISHKLKEVKEICDRVLVLRDGYFVLDENINNITPEEMAQSMVGRELSQFFPKKVQPEDEVVFEVENICIEGLLHGVSFNLRKGEILGMGGLVGAGRTEVSEAIMGLRKMSEGNIYLNGEKILIRHPEDAVKAGLGYLSEDRQGSGIITSFSVARNTTLVSLPRYSNNFLRWINKPQELKTSEKYKNLFNLKTASLHTALEFLSGGNQQKVSMSKSIDTEPMVLIVDEPTRGIDVSAKQEIYHFINNLVQEGISCIFISSEMEELIGMCHRVVVMKDGRVTGILTNEKITEESIMLYATGIIEGEA